From the genome of Rhododendron vialii isolate Sample 1 chromosome 10a, ASM3025357v1:
CTTATTGTTTTACTGATGACGCTctattttgttcataaaattacTAAAAGTGAGGTGTCATCAGTAAAAAAAGATAGAGCTCGAAAATCAGACTAGGGGGAAAAGTGGCACTGTACTAATTAGATGATCTTTGTATAATACTACACCTTTTTAAGTTGGATTTTGAGTATAAACAGAAATGACAAACAATTGTTAAACCAATTGCTTTGATTTAGCAGAATTATGAACTCaagacataaaaataatactaaggCCCTGCTTGGATGAAGGGAAAAGAGGAGGGGGAAAATTAGAAGGGGTATATGGGGAGGGACTCACCTGTTTTCCCCGTTTGGCAAACCCAATTTCTTCCCCTATTATTTCTTACCCCCCTTTTCGTTTTGCCCAATTGTAGTGATTGTCCGGTATAAATTTTGGGCTCCTCTTGAGGTGCACAAAAATAATCCGGCTGTGGAGGTGTGTTTTGTggactaatcaacgagagccctagagtcaaaatttaattatgaccatttagaataaaatgatcagaaaactaaaatctttccaccggttcaaacggattgaaatttggaacacttaattgtttttaaaaaactaaattttattaaaaaaaattatttaataataatactaaattcgttaatttgttagtagaaataaatattacggcttaagttgtgaaagaataattaaatttgcaattacatataaaacgtaatacataattaatttagggactgcacaagggcaaaatggtcatttgacagctttttatatCATCTACCATTCCTTATACCCCTATTAATcatccatccaaaccaagtattatttaatccatCTTCTTTAATACCTCGTCCAAATAACCTATTATTTAATTCCTCCTTCATAAACATCACATAAATTTGGGTCAtctcttattaactaataccccctactatcttatccccctattaactaatacccccaaattttttcccgcatccaaacgggccctaagTTATGTGATGTTTACACATGTGTTATGTTTACACATACCCCATTCCGTTATGTGATGTTTACACATGCATGCGTTTGTGAATAACCTTTATGGTGGGTACTGGGTAGTGTACTACTATTTCTTTcatcctaatttaattgtcatttttgggagttcatatcacttttcaattgattatatcttataatttatgatattttatgtgattttaaaaatattgtattagtaaaaaaaatcgagatctattaaacaagatgcatattagatataaaattcattatcaatttaaatatataacttgttttttatccagttagaacAGAACAAGGGACAAATAACCATACACAACAATAATCACATAATACACAggtatatacatacacatttATAACCATACACAACAATAATCGAAACCACCAAAAATCGAAATCAAGAAATCAATACTACCAAGGTTGCACTTGATCTAGTACCAAATCGATTCTACAAATCAAACGCAAAAATCAATAACATTCATGACTAATTTGGTGCtagatagagtagattaggtttaacgaatgaaaaaaaaaaaaaaaagcattccTAAGTTCCTAACCAGCCATCTTTACTTCCTCCATACTCTCCTTTACGGACTccaacctaagtcacataatttgcaTGCGCGTGCATGAGTAGGAGCGCGTGCGTGAAAGCGTCTTTGAATTACATGTCATTATATTAACATTGGCGAGAACGAATATTGAAAGCACGAGCACGGTACgttttgaagaattatgtgactaagctcCAATCTTTAGATGCTATAGCCATCCAAAATAAACCCATTCAATTGACCCCTTATTGGAAGCTTATTCAATTGACCCCTTATTGGAAGCTTATTTATGAAGGAGAAGTTGTTTCTCTTTCCACAACCATCATAAAGCAAATTCCAAAACGTACATAAGATACCTTGTCTTATTTTCTTTCACAAATGAAGGCCTGAGAGCCCACGACATAACAATACCTTTCCTCTCTAGCCAAGCAATAATCGTCTCCTTTGTCTCCAAGTTTTGCATCCCTAAtctcaatcttcttcttcttccctaaGCAAACTTGCTCCAGTACCCTCCCCCTCTCCATTAATTTCCACCAAACgtcattttgtccttattctCATCTACACTTCTAGAGTCACAAAATCCAATactgttgagagagagagagagagagagagagagagagagagagagagagagatgggtgtcGACTGGGGACCGATGGTGGTAGCGGTGGTGATGTTCGTCCTACTATCGCCAGGGCTGCTGTTTCAGGTGCCGGCGAGGGCGAGGGTGGTTGAGTTTGGGAATATGTACACCAGCGGGATATCGATATTGGTTCATGCATTCCTCTACTTTTGTATATACACCATTTTAATCATTGCAGTTGGCATTCACATTCGTTCTGGTTGGAATCCTCCACATGTTAAAGCACCACACTTTACAGCACCACACTTCTAGCTCCTCAACTCATTCTTCTAGCAGTAATTGCCTTTGCTTACCCTTATTTTCCTATTTTgctatctttttctctttcctctctcttttagCATTATAAGATAAGAAATGTACTTATAGCATCCTTTTTTGGGTGATTCAATAATAATTGTATTAATCGAGCTTTGGTGTTCAATCCGtgtatatgatttttttttttcttctcattttcgtAAACATGAAAAGGGAGCTATTGTTGAACTTAAACGGGGAGATGCCTAATGCCCTTGATAATTGTTTGTTCGCCATCACCAGCAGAAGGATTGTGAAAGTGATTTTATAGTTCAACATTGCCAACTTTAACAGCACCTCACTCTCCATGGTGTGGTCTCATTTCTTGGTCTGCCCATCCTAATTCTTCATGAACCTAAGTGcaaggtttatatatatatgttctttCACGTCAATCGCGCAAGAGATACATTGGCACAAGCATATTGATTgaaactactctctctctctctctctctcttcaattcaatctttttccaaaactaTGGTGAAAACAGAACTCCGCTTCTGAGCATAACAGAATATAATTCCTAGCGCATAGGAGTATTAGATTATGCTGATTCAGGTTACAAAAGGAGGTTCCAGAAACCTCCATTCAAGTATTGCTCTGTCTTTTCTtctgtatataaaaaaaaggaaaaaaacagagacTGGGATTGTCGTCCTGAGGCTCGTCACTCACATCAGGCGGCCAAAAAATctaatcccccccccccccccccccccccccccgatccAACTCACACACTAACCAAAGGCAAAAGAACCCACACTTTGAAACATCAATTTGTATTCATATGAACCGTATTATAAATTACTTCCATCATTGATAGTACAGCAAGTTCAAAACAAATACAGATGTAGCCATCAAGTTAACTACTATTACAAGAACCGCATATCGGCTGGGGGGGGGCGGGATATGGAAACAGTTAAAAATTGCACACAGATCAAACGATCATTAGTGGAAGCCTGCAGGAAGGGGaacatgatgagagagagagagtgagtttatagagagagagagagaagtgggggATGATCAGCCGGTGTAGATGTGGACGTGGACGGCGAGGATGAGGATGGCGTAGAGGACGAAGAAGAGGAGCGTGTGGAATGCTATGGACTTACCGTTTGTCTTCATGCTTCCAAACTCCACGGTTCGGGTGTGACCCGGTATCTGGAACAGCAGACCCGGTTGCAGCAGCACGAACAACACCACCCCTATCAGTACCGGCCCCCAATCCGCCATTACTGCaatttacagagagagagagagagagaacacaagTGAGCTTTTGGCAACGCTTCGACGAGGAGGTGAAAAGTGTACAAGGAGAGGCCGAGGAAGGTGCAAATAAGCGGTCACCCTCCTCGGATGGTGTAATTATTAGGCATTTCTAGAGTACCAACCATCCATTCAGCGTCACGTGTTACTCttaattatttacataaattaCACAACGATATCTTATGTTTACAATGCACTTTTACCAAGTTGTTGAGTGACACAGATTGATTGATTTATATTATGTGGTAGTGATCTATTATTTGTAATGTAATATATGACAAATATCATATGGTACACCAAAAGTAACCAATGGggtgattttgaaatttttgagaaGCACAAACAACAACAAGTGGGACCATGTATAAGCCTCGAAAGTCGAAAGGACTTGACTCCTCCTTCAAAGGAGTCCTTTGAATATATGCTTTGTTATTTTTCCTTATTATAATCAGCTAGGATCCTATGTGCACAAATATTGTTGTCCATCTCTTTTAATGCATCGATAATCCATGATCATGTGTTACAATGGCAGATCTGAAAATTTACCAGTAATATACTGGCAATTACCAGGAGTACTAGTTACTTGtatactttcaaaaaatatattcacACAATCACACACTTTACTCTCCTATTATAGATTTCATCTGCCGTTGCACGAGATTTAAAAGCATTTCGTTCCCTATCTAAGAGCAACTTTACCATATTCCGAATTCATTGGTTGTGATGGGTATTAATTTATTAACAGGGTGAGAGTTTTGAGGGATTAATAAAGATAACAAGGTGAAAGTTTTGAGGGAAGGCATGCCCATTATCCCCAAAACTAATTTATCTTTGATCACGACCAtgtcttaaatttcatatatttGCGTGATTATATAGTGGGGTAccgacttaaaaaaaaaacattagaaCAATCTACCAAGAGTATTTGGAACAAAATGATCCACGTCAATAACGATAGATTCCTAACCTAATCGGCTTAAATTGTAATAATGACAAAAATCCCTAGCCTAATCAGCTTGTCAAAACAACATCACTAGTAAGTAGTAACACATGACCACCTGAGTATTTTCCATTGAATGACGCTACTCCATCCATTGGATGTGAAATTATCAATAGTCCAGaagcaccgccacgtggtgcttCGGATCAATTCACAATCACACACATTTTCTTAAGTGGTTCAGAACATCACGTGACGGTGCTATGACTCTCCGATAATTgccctaataaattttctctttcaaaagtTGGTGTGAAAAATCGCACACTAAGATCGCCAGCACAATCATGTGATcgattgtgattgtgattgtgatttTTTCCAGAATTTATTTGTGGACTGAAATGGATCATGTCCTTAGCAATTGACCCTAAGTCGTCGGGCCATAGCGCATTAGCCACCAACTTACCCCAGAGTGAATCATATCGTTACACAATTCATCTAATGATAACACCTCCGGAGAAAAAATGCACACTTTTGCCTAATTACCGAACAACCCAATAGAAAAACAAGATCAAAAGCAGAAGAGGACGAAATACGAATAGATTTCATATTCTGGCCTTATTGGGAGATTCCCAATTCCCTGTTTAAAGGGGTTTGCTTTCTGCCATCCGGCATCCAAAGTTCTTTTTCTACATGCTTTTTATCTTCTCCTActtgtcctcctcctcctccttctcagcCCTCTTCTGCTGTTCAACCGGCTCGAAAGAGGTTTTTAATCGAACCTAAGAAAATGAACGACTGGGCTGCTCCGATCATAGCTGCAGCGCTATTTGCGTTTCTGTCGCCTGGGCTGATCTTTCAAATGCCGGGAAAGGAACGGCCGGTGGGGTTTTTGAACATGAAGACCAGTGGGGCTTCTATACTACTGCACACTGTTCTCTACGGTTTGCTTCTTATTTTGTTCCTTGTTGTTCTTAATGTTCATGTCTACGCATAAGAATCTATGTACTAATAAGTGGACGCTGCAgaagaaaacagttttttgtGGTTCCTTTTTGGATTtaaggaattgaaatttttAGCTTATTTTTAAGGTTTCTTGTGTCCCTATCAGGTGCCCTGTTTGCTTGTTTTGTGTGAGCTCAAGCTAATTATTGTTGTGCTTGTTTCTTTCTTCCACAAACTGCTTCCACGTCTGGAagcccctttttttctttctttgatttgATATGGAAGTGTAGAAGGTATGTATGCGTCCATGGCAAGCCGCCGGCGGAGCTAATCGGCATCGTAGAATCAACAGAGAGGGCTAATCAGTGATTTCGAAGGAGAAACCGAAGATGCAGAccgaaaaaagaaatgaaatactGACCCTGTTGTTCAAAGTGCACACACTAAAATACCGAATATGAAAGTAGATTTGGTTTTCACATCCTATGGATGTATATGATCAACCTGTAATACAGTAGCTAATAAGAAAAAGGCTCCTCTTTTCATTAGTTCTTTGTGTTTTTCGTACTCAATTTCGATATTTTTCAGTGCGGAGAGATAAATATGTAATCTTATCACCATGAAAATCGCCTGGCCGTGATATCACACAACTCTCTTTTTCTTAGTTTTCCCGTACTCAATTTCGAAAAACGGAGTCCAATTTTACATTAGGGAGACGAAGATGTAATATTTTCTCCTCACGGATTTCCATTTTGCAGCCCAgagatgaagatgaaacatATCATCCCCAAACAAATCTGCGACTTCATTGCCACACAATTCTCTCACTCTTCTTGAGTCTTGAATGTTTCTTCAGTACCCAGTTTTGCAATTTTACATTTCAGAGTTGGAGATGAAACAACAAATCTGCAACTACAAACGAAATTGAGTATCCTATTAAATTCAATCCAGGATTTCATTAGAATTACACAATTCTCTCAATTGTTTTCTACTCGATTACCCAATCGAGGTTACTGAGAGAGAATATGAAATCCCCCAAACAAGTCAAAGAATGATAGAACCACTCCATATCTCAAAATAACCATTAGATCATGTTCTCATTTACTTCCCCAGAACTGGAATGCAcagaaaaagtagaaaaaaaaaaaatccaaccaaGTTGCAGAGAGAACAAACAAACCATTAATACCCGAATGTGAAGTGGGGATGATTAAATCAGGATCCGATGTAGACATGGACACCGATAGCTAAGAGGAAGATGCAGATTAGACAGAAGTAGATGATGGAGTGAACCAATATGGACGCACCACTGGTTTGGAAGTTGCCAAACTCTATGCACCGGTTGCGACCGGGAATCTGAATCAGAAGCCCCGGCATCAAGAGTACGAACAGAACCACCGCCACGAACACCGGTCCCCAATCCGAcatctttcctttcctttccccaccttcctctctctcctggagtatttttcttcttttctctctctagtttctTCGTCTTCTGGTATGAGAATGTGGAGCAGAGCAGGGgaagttaaaagttaaaacgtACTTGGTGAAAGGTGTTATTTAGGGAGGAAGAGACAAGAGAGGATGACTAGGAAAAAGTGAACGTTGGGGGAGTCAAGCTAATAATTATATGGATTCACACCCACCACAACTTTGCTTTCACATGGACTTCTTGGCGTGGGAAAAAATTGTTACTTTAATTACAAAACCATGTTTGAATTTGAAG
Proteins encoded in this window:
- the LOC131304155 gene encoding uncharacterized protein LOC131304155 is translated as MGVDWGPMVVAVVMFVLLSPGLLFQVPARARVVEFGNMYTSGISILVHAFLYFCIYTILIIAVGIHIRSGWNPPHVKAPHFTAPHF
- the LOC131304157 gene encoding uncharacterized protein LOC131304157, whose protein sequence is MSDWGPVFVAVVLFVLLMPGLLIQIPGRNRCIEFGNFQTSGASILVHSIIYFCLICIFLLAIGVHICHLMADWGPVLIGVVLFVLLQPGLLFQIPGHTRTVEFGSMKTNGKSIAFHTLLFFVLYAILILAVHVHIYTG
- the LOC131304156 gene encoding uncharacterized protein LOC131304156, whose protein sequence is MNDWAAPIIAAALFAFLSPGLIFQMPGKERPVGFLNMKTSGASILLHTVLYGLLLILFLVVLNVHVYA